A genomic window from Solanum stenotomum isolate F172 chromosome 10, ASM1918654v1, whole genome shotgun sequence includes:
- the LOC125878269 gene encoding G-type lectin S-receptor-like serine/threonine-protein kinase CES101 isoform X3: MRKKKEIRKVKERTETKCKLISHFNKKIKDCLFQQIFLQVSQTCIINIPSVAAITSMKPGDVLNHSQVLDSEGGRFKLGFFSIPQTNKTYLGIWYAGDPVEKKLWIANPNTPILNNAGLLTLDSTGALRITSGGKTVVNITTPLLTGSLIARLQDSGNFVVQDETRNRTLWQSFDHPTSCLLPGMKLGYNLTTRQNWTLTSWLVSSTIPASGAFTLSLEAIQDAFQLVVSRRGEVYWTSGAWNDQGFPFLPSFRDSATTYQYNLNLVSGTDGMFFQFEATKGSFPSLELFSDGAIAAGDGSIYTRFNKFCYGYGGDDGCVSSQLPECRKDSDKFEQKKGDFIDLSGTTTSYYDNASISLGDCMQKCWEHCSCVGFTTHNNNGTGCLIWNGKRDFRVDESGNAVQSYVLVSQKSSKGKAWIWIVLSIVITMLICGLICLIKTRIQKLQREKRKKEEHIREMNAADSFNNTNLKEDEREVQDLKIFSFGLILAATNNFSSDNKLGEGGFGPVYKGQFPDGREVAVKRLSRTSGQGLAEFKNELILIAKVQHRNLVRVLGCCIHGDEKMLIYEYMPNKSLDFFLFDPETKKLLDWQKRFEIIEGIAQGLLYLHKYSRMRVIHRDLKASNVLLDENMNPKIADFGLARIFKQNETEAVTRRVVGTYGYMAPEFAMEGAFSIKSDVFSFGVLMLEILSGRRNASLQQFNRPLNLIGHAWELWKEGCGLELKDPALEDLYDTEHFLRVIHVGLLCVQEGATDRPTMSDVISMLGNGSMSLPIAKQPAFFTGRDEAESYSSSNKTEQCSINDCSITVIEAR; encoded by the exons atgaggaagaaaaaagaaattagaaaaGTCAAAGAAAGAACAGAAACAAAATGCAAATTGATTTCACATTTcaacaagaaaattaaagatTGTCTCTTTCAACAAATTTTCCTACAAGTAAG CCAAACATGTATCATTAACATTCCATCTGTAGCTGCAATAACCTCAATGAAGCCTGGTGATGTACTCAATCATTCACAGGTACTTGATTCAGAAGGTGGAAGATTCAAGTTGGGATTTTTCTCTATCCcacaaacaaataaaacttaTCTTGGAATATGGTATGCAGGTGATCCAGTAGAGAAGAAATTATGGATTGCCAATCCAAATACACCTATATTGAACAACGCAGGATTGCTCACATTAGATTCTACAGGAGCATTGAGAATCACCAGTGGAGGAAAGACAGTTGTGAATATTACCACTCCTTTATTGACAGGAAGTTTAATAGCTAGGCTTCAAGATTCAGGAAATTTTGTGGTTCAGGATGAGACTCGGAACCGGACTTTATGGCAAAGCTTCGATCATCCTACTAGTTGTCTTTTGCCTGGTATGAAGCttggctataaccttaccacaaGGCAGAATTGGACTCTAACTTCTTGGTTGGTTAGTAGTACAATTCCGGCCTCAGGGGCTTTTACTTTAAGTTTGGAGGCAATTCAAGATGCATTTCAGTTGGTTGTTAGTCGAAGGGGCGAGGTTTACTGGACTAGTGGGGCTTGGAACGATCAAGGTTTTCCATTCTTACCTTCATTCCGTGATTCGGCTACTACTTATCAGTACAATCTCAACTTGGTATCCGGTACTGATGGGATGTTCTTCCAATTTGAGGCTACAAAGGGAAGTTTCCCAAGTCTTGAGTTGTTTTCAGATGGAGCTATTGCTGCTGGAGACGGAAGTATATACACCCGTTTTAATAAGTTCTGTTATGGTTATGGAGGTGATGATGGTTGTGTCTCTAGTCAGTTGCCTGAGTGTCGAAAGGACAGTGATAAGTTTGAGCAAAAGAAAGGAGACTTTATAGATTTATCTGGTACTACTACTAGTTATTATGACAATGCAAGCATTAGTCTTGGTGATTGTATGCAGAAGTGCTGGGAGCACTGCAGTTGTGTTGGATTCACCACTCATAACAACAATGGGACAGGCTGCCTGATTTGGAACGGCAAGAGGGATTTCCGAGTCGATGAGAGTGGTAATGCAGTGCAAAGTTATGTTCTGGTTTCACAAAAATCATCTAAAG GAAAAGCTTGGATATGGATAGTATTATCTATAGTTATCACAATGCTAATATGTGGTTTGATTTGCTTGATCAAAACAAGAATACAAAAACTACAAC GtgagaaaagaaagaaggaagaGCATATACGTGAGATGAACGCAGCAGACAGCTTCAACAACACAAATCTGAAAGAAGATGAAAGGGAAGTACAAGATTTGAAGATATTTAGCTTTGGATTGATATTGGCAGCCACAAACAACTTCTCGAGTGATAACAAGCTCGGAGAGGGTGGTTTTGGACCTGTTTATAAG GGACAATTTCCTGATGGGAGAGAGGTGGCAGTCAAGAGACTTTCAAGAACATCAGGTCAAGGGCTTGCGGAGTTCAAGAATGAGCTTATACTAATTGCCAAAGTTCAGCACAGAAATCTAGTTCGAGTTCTAGGATGCTGTATTCACGGAGATGAGAAAATGTTGATATACGAGTACATGCCTAACAAGAGCTTGGACTTCTTCCTTTTTG ATCCTGAAACAAAGAAGCTACTGGATTGGCAGAAGCGCTTTGAGATTATAGAAGGAATTGCTCAAGGATTGCTCTATCTTCACAAATACTCAAGAATGAGAGTGATACATAGAGATCTAAAAGCCAGTAATGTGCTCTTGGATGAAAACATGAATCCTAAGATAGCTGATTTTGGTCTGGCAAGAATTTTTAAACAGAATGAAACGGAGGCAGTGACTCGAAGGGTAGTTGGAACATA TGGTTACATGGCTCCCGAGTTCGCCATGGAAGGAGCTTTCTCAATCAAGTCTGATGTCTTCAGCTTTGGAGTCTTAATGCTGGAAATTTTGAGTGGTAGAAGAAATGCTAGCTTACAACAATTCAATCGTCCGCTCAACTTAATAGGTCAT GCATGGGAACTATGGAAAGAAGGGTGTGGACTAGAACTGAAGGATCCAGCTCTTGAAGATCTTTATGACACTGAACATTTTTTACGAGTTATTCATGTCGGACTATTATGTGTACAAGAAGGAGCAACAGATAGGCCAACAATGTCTGATGTTATCTCAATGCTTGGTAATGGAAGTATGTCATTGCCAATTGCAAAACAACCTGCATTTTTCACAGGAAGAGATGAAGCTGAATCATATTCGTCATCAAACAAAACAGAACAATGTTCAATTAATGATTGTTCCATTACTGTCATTGAGGCAAGATAA
- the LOC125878269 gene encoding G-type lectin S-receptor-like serine/threonine-protein kinase CES101 isoform X2 yields the protein MRKKKEIRKVKERTETKCKLISHFNKKIKDCLFQQIFLQVSQTCIINIPSVAAITSMKPGDVLNHSQVLDSEGGRFKLGFFSIPQTNKTYLGIWYAGDPVEKKLWIANPNTPILNNAGLLTLDSTGALRITSGGKTVVNITTPLLTGSLIARLQDSGNFVVQDETRNRTLWQSFDHPTSCLLPGMKLGYNLTTRQNWTLTSWLVSSTIPASGAFTLSLEAIQDAFQLVVSRRGEVYWTSGAWNDQGFPFLPSFRDSATTYQYNLNLVSGTDGMFFQFEATKGSFPSLELFSDGAIAAGDGSIYTRFNKFCYGYGGDDGCVSSQLPECRKDSDKFEQKKGDFIDLSGTTTSYYDNASISLGDCMQKCWEHCSCVGFTTHNNNGTGCLIWNGKRDFRVDESGNAVQSYVLVSQKSSKGKAWIWIVLSIVITMLICGLICLIKTRIQKLQREKRKKEEHIREMNAADSFNNTNLKEEDGREVQDLKIFSFGFILEATNNFSSEKMLGEGGFGPVYKGKFPDGREVAVKRLSRTSGQGLVEFKNELILIAKVQHTNLVRVLGCCIHGDERMLIYEYMPNKSLNFFLFDPARKELLDWQKRFAIIEGIAQGLLYLHKYSRMRVIHRDLKASNVLLDENMNPKIADFGLARIFKQNETEAVTGRVVGTYGYMAPEFAMEGTFSIKSDVFSFGVIILEIVSGRRNTSLQQIDRPLNLIGYAWELWKEGRALELKDPALEDLCDTEQLLRVIHVGLLCVQEGAADRPTMSDVISMLGNRSMSLPIAKQPAFFTGRDEAESYSSTINTKECSVNDCSITAVEAR from the exons atgaggaagaaaaaagaaattagaaaaGTCAAAGAAAGAACAGAAACAAAATGCAAATTGATTTCACATTTcaacaagaaaattaaagatTGTCTCTTTCAACAAATTTTCCTACAAGTAAG CCAAACATGTATCATTAACATTCCATCTGTAGCTGCAATAACCTCAATGAAGCCTGGTGATGTACTCAATCATTCACAGGTACTTGATTCAGAAGGTGGAAGATTCAAGTTGGGATTTTTCTCTATCCcacaaacaaataaaacttaTCTTGGAATATGGTATGCAGGTGATCCAGTAGAGAAGAAATTATGGATTGCCAATCCAAATACACCTATATTGAACAACGCAGGATTGCTCACATTAGATTCTACAGGAGCATTGAGAATCACCAGTGGAGGAAAGACAGTTGTGAATATTACCACTCCTTTATTGACAGGAAGTTTAATAGCTAGGCTTCAAGATTCAGGAAATTTTGTGGTTCAGGATGAGACTCGGAACCGGACTTTATGGCAAAGCTTCGATCATCCTACTAGTTGTCTTTTGCCTGGTATGAAGCttggctataaccttaccacaaGGCAGAATTGGACTCTAACTTCTTGGTTGGTTAGTAGTACAATTCCGGCCTCAGGGGCTTTTACTTTAAGTTTGGAGGCAATTCAAGATGCATTTCAGTTGGTTGTTAGTCGAAGGGGCGAGGTTTACTGGACTAGTGGGGCTTGGAACGATCAAGGTTTTCCATTCTTACCTTCATTCCGTGATTCGGCTACTACTTATCAGTACAATCTCAACTTGGTATCCGGTACTGATGGGATGTTCTTCCAATTTGAGGCTACAAAGGGAAGTTTCCCAAGTCTTGAGTTGTTTTCAGATGGAGCTATTGCTGCTGGAGACGGAAGTATATACACCCGTTTTAATAAGTTCTGTTATGGTTATGGAGGTGATGATGGTTGTGTCTCTAGTCAGTTGCCTGAGTGTCGAAAGGACAGTGATAAGTTTGAGCAAAAGAAAGGAGACTTTATAGATTTATCTGGTACTACTACTAGTTATTATGACAATGCAAGCATTAGTCTTGGTGATTGTATGCAGAAGTGCTGGGAGCACTGCAGTTGTGTTGGATTCACCACTCATAACAACAATGGGACAGGCTGCCTGATTTGGAACGGCAAGAGGGATTTCCGAGTCGATGAGAGTGGTAATGCAGTGCAAAGTTATGTTCTGGTTTCACAAAAATCATCTAAAG GAAAAGCTTGGATATGGATAGTATTATCTATAGTTATCACAATGCTAATATGTGGTTTGATTTGCTTGATCAAAACAAGAATACAAAAACTACAAC GtgagaaaagaaagaaggaagaGCATATACGTGAGATGAACGCAGCAGACAGCTTCAACAACA CAAATCTGAAAGAAGAAGATGGAAGGGAAGTACAAGATTTGAAGATATTTAGCTTTGGATTCATATTGGAAGCCACAAACAACTTCTCAAGTGAAAAGATGCTCGGAGAGGGTGGTTTTGGGCCTGTTTATAAG GGAAAATTTCCAGATGGACGAGAGGTGGCAGTCAAGAGACTTTCAAGAACCTCGGGACAAGGGCTTGTGGAGTTCAAAAATGAACTCATACTAATTGCCAAAGTTCAGCATACAAATCTAGTTCGAGTTCTAGGATGTTGTATTCACGGAGATGAGAGAATGTTGATATATGAGTACATGCCTAACAAGAGCTTGAACTTCTTCCTCTTTG ATCCTGCAAGAAAGGAGCTACTGGATTGGCAGAAGCGATTTGCAATTATCGAAGGAATTGCTCAAGGATTGCTCTATCTTCACAAATACTCAAGAATGAGAGTGATACATAGAGATCTAAAAGCCAGTAATGTGCTTTTGGATGAAAACATGAATCCTAAGATAGCTGATTTTGGTCTGGCAAGAATTTTCAAACAGAATGAGACGGAGGCAGTGACTGGCAGGGTTGTTGGAACATA TGGTTACATGGCTCCTGAGTTCGCCATGGAAGGAACTTTCTCAATCAAGTCTGACGTCTTCAGCTTTGGAGTCATAATACTGGAAATTGTGAGTGGTAGGAGAAATACTAGCTTACAACAAATTGATCGTCCACTTAACTTAATAGGTTAT GCATGGGAACTATGGAAAGAAGGGCGTGCACTAGAACTGAAGGATCCAGCTCTTGAGGATCTTTGTGACACTGAACAATTATTAAGAGTTATTCATGTCGGACTATTATGTGTACAAGAAGGTGCAGCAGATAGGCCAACAATGTCTGATGTTATCTCAATGCTTGGTAATAGAAGTATGTCGCTGCCAATTGCAAAACAACCTGCATTTTTCACAGGAAGAGATGAAGCTGAATCATATTCGTCCACAATCAATACAAAAGAGTGTTCGGTTAATGATTGTTCCATCACTGCCGTTGAAGCAAGATAA
- the LOC125878269 gene encoding G-type lectin S-receptor-like serine/threonine-protein kinase CES101 isoform X1, producing MRKKKEIRKVKERTETKCKLISHFNKKIKDCLFQQIFLQVSQTCIINIPSVAAITSMKPGDVLNHSQVLDSEGGRFKLGFFSIPQTNKTYLGIWYAGDPVEKKLWIANPNTPILNNAGLLTLDSTGALRITSGGKTVVNITTPLLTGSLIARLQDSGNFVVQDETRNRTLWQSFDHPTSCLLPGMKLGYNLTTRQNWTLTSWLVSSTIPASGAFTLSLEAIQDAFQLVVSRRGEVYWTSGAWNNQGFPFLPLFHDSATIYQYNLNLVSDKDGMFLQFDATEGSFPSLALNSDGDILGGYRFTYTLFKDFCYGYESEDGCVSTQLPECRKDGDKFEQKSGDFIHATSITTEFYDNASISIVDCMQKCWENCSCVGFTTASGNGTGCRIWNGNGDFRVYESGNAMQRYVLVSPKSSKGKTWIWIVISVTIFIALLVSGFICYIIMRRRELQDEKRKEEAYIRELTAVDSFNTANLKEEDGREVQDLKIFSFGFILEATNNFSSEKMLGEGGFGPVYKGKFPDGREVAVKRLSRTSGQGLVEFKNELILIAKVQHTNLVRVLGCCIHGDERMLIYEYMPNKSLNFFLFDPARKELLDWQKRFAIIEGIAQGLLYLHKYSRMRVIHRDLKASNVLLDENMNPKIADFGLARIFKQNETEAVTGRVVGTYGYMAPEFAMEGTFSIKSDVFSFGVIILEIVSGRRNTSLQQIDRPLNLIGYAWELWKEGRALELKDPALEDLCDTEQLLRVIHVGLLCVQEGAADRPTMSDVISMLGNRSMSLPIAKQPAFFTGRDEAESYSSTINTKECSVNDCSITAVEAR from the exons atgaggaagaaaaaagaaattagaaaaGTCAAAGAAAGAACAGAAACAAAATGCAAATTGATTTCACATTTcaacaagaaaattaaagatTGTCTCTTTCAACAAATTTTCCTACAAGTAAG CCAAACATGTATCATTAACATTCCATCTGTAGCTGCAATAACCTCAATGAAGCCTGGTGATGTACTCAATCATTCACAGGTACTTGATTCAGAAGGTGGAAGATTCAAGTTGGGATTTTTCTCTATCCcacaaacaaataaaacttaTCTTGGAATATGGTATGCAGGTGATCCAGTAGAGAAGAAATTATGGATTGCCAATCCAAATACACCTATATTGAACAACGCAGGATTGCTCACATTAGATTCTACAGGAGCATTGAGAATCACCAGTGGAGGAAAGACAGTTGTGAATATTACCACTCCTTTATTGACAGGAAGTTTAATAGCTAGGCTTCAAGATTCAGGAAATTTTGTGGTTCAGGATGAGACTCGGAACCGGACTTTATGGCAAAGCTTCGATCATCCTACTAGTTGTCTTTTGCCTGGTATGAAGCttggctataaccttaccacaaGGCAGAATTGGACTCTAACTTCTTGGTTGGTTAGTAGTACAATTCCGGCCTCAGGGGCTTTTACTTTAAGTTTGGAGGCAATTCAAGATGCATTTCAGTTGGTTGTTAGTCGAAGGGGCGAG GTTTATTGGACTAGTGGGGCTTGGAACAATCAAGGTTTTCCATTCTTACCTTTATTCCATGATTCTGCTACTATTTATCAGTATAATCTCAATTTGGTATCCGATAAAGATGGGATGTTCCTCCAATTTGATGCAACAGAGGGAAGCTTTCCAAGTCTTGCATTGAATTCAGACGGGGATATTCTTGGTGGATACCGGTTTACATACACCCTTTTTAAAGACTTCTGTTATGGTTATGAAAGCGAGGACGGTTGTGTCTCTACTCAGTTGCCTGAGTGTCGAAAGGATGGGGATAAATTTGAGCAAAAGAGTGGAGACTTTATACATGCAACTAGTATTACTACTGAGTTTTATGACAATGCAAGCATTAGTATTGTTGATTGTATGCAGAAGTGCTGGGAGAACTGCAGTTGTGTTGGGTTCACCACCGCCAGTGGCAATGGGACAGGCTGCCGTATTTGGAATGGAAATGGAGATTTTCGAGTCTATGAGAGTGGTAATGCAATGCAAAGATATGTTCTAGTTTCACCAAAATCATCTAAAG GAAAAACTTGGATATGGATAGTAATTAGTGTAACTATTTTTATCGCGTTGCTAGTATCTGGTTTCATCTGCTACATTATAATGAGAAGACGCGAACTACAAG ATGAGAAAAGAAAGGAGGAAGCATATATACGCGAGTTGACAGCAGTAGACAGCTTCAACACCGCAAATCTGAAAGAAGAAGATGGAAGGGAAGTACAAGATTTGAAGATATTTAGCTTTGGATTCATATTGGAAGCCACAAACAACTTCTCAAGTGAAAAGATGCTCGGAGAGGGTGGTTTTGGGCCTGTTTATAAG GGAAAATTTCCAGATGGACGAGAGGTGGCAGTCAAGAGACTTTCAAGAACCTCGGGACAAGGGCTTGTGGAGTTCAAAAATGAACTCATACTAATTGCCAAAGTTCAGCATACAAATCTAGTTCGAGTTCTAGGATGTTGTATTCACGGAGATGAGAGAATGTTGATATATGAGTACATGCCTAACAAGAGCTTGAACTTCTTCCTCTTTG ATCCTGCAAGAAAGGAGCTACTGGATTGGCAGAAGCGATTTGCAATTATCGAAGGAATTGCTCAAGGATTGCTCTATCTTCACAAATACTCAAGAATGAGAGTGATACATAGAGATCTAAAAGCCAGTAATGTGCTTTTGGATGAAAACATGAATCCTAAGATAGCTGATTTTGGTCTGGCAAGAATTTTCAAACAGAATGAGACGGAGGCAGTGACTGGCAGGGTTGTTGGAACATA TGGTTACATGGCTCCTGAGTTCGCCATGGAAGGAACTTTCTCAATCAAGTCTGACGTCTTCAGCTTTGGAGTCATAATACTGGAAATTGTGAGTGGTAGGAGAAATACTAGCTTACAACAAATTGATCGTCCACTTAACTTAATAGGTTAT GCATGGGAACTATGGAAAGAAGGGCGTGCACTAGAACTGAAGGATCCAGCTCTTGAGGATCTTTGTGACACTGAACAATTATTAAGAGTTATTCATGTCGGACTATTATGTGTACAAGAAGGTGCAGCAGATAGGCCAACAATGTCTGATGTTATCTCAATGCTTGGTAATAGAAGTATGTCGCTGCCAATTGCAAAACAACCTGCATTTTTCACAGGAAGAGATGAAGCTGAATCATATTCGTCCACAATCAATACAAAAGAGTGTTCGGTTAATGATTGTTCCATCACTGCCGTTGAAGCAAGATAA
- the LOC125878269 gene encoding G-type lectin S-receptor-like serine/threonine-protein kinase CES101 isoform X4 yields MRKKKEIRKVKERTETKCKLISHFNKKIKDCLFQQIFLQVSQTCIINIPSVAAITSMKPGDVLNHSQVLDSEGGRFKLGFFSIPQTNKTYLGIWYAGDPVEKKLWIANPNTPILNNAGLLTLDSTGALRITSGGKTVVNITTPLLTGSLIARLQDSGNFVVQDETRNRTLWQSFDHPTSCLLPGMKLGYNLTTRQNWTLTSWLVSSTIPASGAFTLSLEAIQDAFQLVVSRRGEVYWTSGAWNDQGFPFLPSFRDSATTYQYNLNLVSGTDGMFFQFEATKGSFPSLELFSDGAIAAGDGSIYTRFNKFCYGYGGDDGCVSSQLPECRKDSDKFEQKKGDFIDLSGTTTSYYDNASISLGDCMQKCWEHCSCVGFTTHNNNGTGCLIWNGKRDFRVDESGNAVQSYVLVSQKSSKGKAWIWIVLSIVITMLICGLICLIKTRIQKLQREKRKKEEHIREMNAADSFNNTNLKEDEREVQDLKIFSFGLILAATNNFSSDNKLGEGGFGPVYKGQFPDGREVAVKRLSRTSGQGLAEFKNELILIAKVQHRNLVRVLGCCIHGDEKMLIYEYMPNKSLDFFLFDPETKKLLDWQKRFEIIEGIAQGLLYLHKYSRMRVIHRDLKASNVLLDENMNPKIADFGLARIFKQNETEAVTRRVVGTYGYMAPEFAMEGAFSIKSDVFSFGVLMLEILSGRRNASLQQFNRPLNLIGHAWELWKEGRALELKDPALEDLCDTEQLLRVIHVGLLCVQEGAADRPTMSDVISMLGNRSMSLPIAKQPAFFTGRDEAESYSSTINTKECSVNDCSITAVEAR; encoded by the exons atgaggaagaaaaaagaaattagaaaaGTCAAAGAAAGAACAGAAACAAAATGCAAATTGATTTCACATTTcaacaagaaaattaaagatTGTCTCTTTCAACAAATTTTCCTACAAGTAAG CCAAACATGTATCATTAACATTCCATCTGTAGCTGCAATAACCTCAATGAAGCCTGGTGATGTACTCAATCATTCACAGGTACTTGATTCAGAAGGTGGAAGATTCAAGTTGGGATTTTTCTCTATCCcacaaacaaataaaacttaTCTTGGAATATGGTATGCAGGTGATCCAGTAGAGAAGAAATTATGGATTGCCAATCCAAATACACCTATATTGAACAACGCAGGATTGCTCACATTAGATTCTACAGGAGCATTGAGAATCACCAGTGGAGGAAAGACAGTTGTGAATATTACCACTCCTTTATTGACAGGAAGTTTAATAGCTAGGCTTCAAGATTCAGGAAATTTTGTGGTTCAGGATGAGACTCGGAACCGGACTTTATGGCAAAGCTTCGATCATCCTACTAGTTGTCTTTTGCCTGGTATGAAGCttggctataaccttaccacaaGGCAGAATTGGACTCTAACTTCTTGGTTGGTTAGTAGTACAATTCCGGCCTCAGGGGCTTTTACTTTAAGTTTGGAGGCAATTCAAGATGCATTTCAGTTGGTTGTTAGTCGAAGGGGCGAGGTTTACTGGACTAGTGGGGCTTGGAACGATCAAGGTTTTCCATTCTTACCTTCATTCCGTGATTCGGCTACTACTTATCAGTACAATCTCAACTTGGTATCCGGTACTGATGGGATGTTCTTCCAATTTGAGGCTACAAAGGGAAGTTTCCCAAGTCTTGAGTTGTTTTCAGATGGAGCTATTGCTGCTGGAGACGGAAGTATATACACCCGTTTTAATAAGTTCTGTTATGGTTATGGAGGTGATGATGGTTGTGTCTCTAGTCAGTTGCCTGAGTGTCGAAAGGACAGTGATAAGTTTGAGCAAAAGAAAGGAGACTTTATAGATTTATCTGGTACTACTACTAGTTATTATGACAATGCAAGCATTAGTCTTGGTGATTGTATGCAGAAGTGCTGGGAGCACTGCAGTTGTGTTGGATTCACCACTCATAACAACAATGGGACAGGCTGCCTGATTTGGAACGGCAAGAGGGATTTCCGAGTCGATGAGAGTGGTAATGCAGTGCAAAGTTATGTTCTGGTTTCACAAAAATCATCTAAAG GAAAAGCTTGGATATGGATAGTATTATCTATAGTTATCACAATGCTAATATGTGGTTTGATTTGCTTGATCAAAACAAGAATACAAAAACTACAAC GtgagaaaagaaagaaggaagaGCATATACGTGAGATGAACGCAGCAGACAGCTTCAACAACACAAATCTGAAAGAAGATGAAAGGGAAGTACAAGATTTGAAGATATTTAGCTTTGGATTGATATTGGCAGCCACAAACAACTTCTCGAGTGATAACAAGCTCGGAGAGGGTGGTTTTGGACCTGTTTATAAG GGACAATTTCCTGATGGGAGAGAGGTGGCAGTCAAGAGACTTTCAAGAACATCAGGTCAAGGGCTTGCGGAGTTCAAGAATGAGCTTATACTAATTGCCAAAGTTCAGCACAGAAATCTAGTTCGAGTTCTAGGATGCTGTATTCACGGAGATGAGAAAATGTTGATATACGAGTACATGCCTAACAAGAGCTTGGACTTCTTCCTTTTTG ATCCTGAAACAAAGAAGCTACTGGATTGGCAGAAGCGCTTTGAGATTATAGAAGGAATTGCTCAAGGATTGCTCTATCTTCACAAATACTCAAGAATGAGAGTGATACATAGAGATCTAAAAGCCAGTAATGTGCTCTTGGATGAAAACATGAATCCTAAGATAGCTGATTTTGGTCTGGCAAGAATTTTTAAACAGAATGAAACGGAGGCAGTGACTCGAAGGGTAGTTGGAACATA TGGTTACATGGCTCCCGAGTTCGCCATGGAAGGAGCTTTCTCAATCAAGTCTGATGTCTTCAGCTTTGGAGTCTTAATGCTGGAAATTTTGAGTGGTAGAAGAAATGCTAGCTTACAACAATTCAATCGTCCGCTCAACTTAATAGGTCAT GCATGGGAACTATGGAAAGAAGGGCGTGCACTAGAACTGAAGGATCCAGCTCTTGAGGATCTTTGTGACACTGAACAATTATTAAGAGTTATTCATGTCGGACTATTATGTGTACAAGAAGGTGCAGCAGATAGGCCAACAATGTCTGATGTTATCTCAATGCTTGGTAATAGAAGTATGTCGCTGCCAATTGCAAAACAACCTGCATTTTTCACAGGAAGAGATGAAGCTGAATCATATTCGTCCACAATCAATACAAAAGAGTGTTCGGTTAATGATTGTTCCATCACTGCCGTTGAAGCAAGATAA